The following proteins are encoded in a genomic region of Corticium candelabrum chromosome 19, ooCorCand1.1, whole genome shotgun sequence:
- the LOC134195161 gene encoding uncharacterized protein LOC134195161, translating into MFDSESASNLDLDISLAHPWSADAFPSSADRTGVAAKQRENRKAAKYSQQKLPGTSVLKAIPLVFEHFGAWGEEARNFLRKLAAFSSDEVGQPNAPEFVDFWRKRFSVQLQKCNARVIQKKLNVLCGGCQIPESLSTQFFYH; encoded by the coding sequence atgttcgattctgaatcagcttccaacctcgacctggacatctctctagcccacccttggagtgcggatgcatttccaagctctgctgatagaacaggcgtcgctgctaaacaacgtgagaataggaaggcggcaaaatacagccaacaaaagctccctgggacttcagttctcaaagccatccccttggtattcgaacatttcggtgcatggggagaagaggccaggaacttcttgcgaaagctagcagctttctcatcagacgaagttggtcagccaaacgcaccggaatttgtggacttctggcgtaaacgtttttcagtgcagctgcaaaagtgcaacgcacgggtcattcagaagaaattgaatgtgttgtgtggtgggtgtcagattcccgagtcactcagcactcaattcttttatcattag
- the LOC134194609 gene encoding uncharacterized protein LOC134194609: protein MENNPGLSVLCTDVKNAFNSVSRDSILSQVMKVFPEIYHHVRQMYDSPSTLIYVKGKDIVKLQSEEGVHQGDPLGPVLFSIALQPIIASVQDRHQDTTMLAYLDDVYVVGLPESSISVFDDVKGSLKDVGLTIRDEKCKLYYPDAPEHFATTVPITRVGVHVLGTPIGAPSYIQSSCTRVAQDGSSLCSKLKDLDDPQCSLLLLRHCHVPKMNHLARTISPRDVSEAAGIHDLLTRKTFTDIIGLDRLDDTKWKQASLKIKFGGFGLTSIRGTAPAAFLAAWAHSLKELPNRFPSMCRDLENLYQSSPKNDSSTIRSTLYQAVSNLPPKSNLDDEEEVIYHTLEEMIKNPRKLQHRLSTDISCMEAATFTNRIVEEKDAGRMRSLQGRGAGGWLETVPTSDKHALKQNEFRLASCLRLGVCLPFSQLLVKCECGAELDREGYHLITCKYGGGPVWTHNTLVSGWSECLSDLLICHQIEPRHRYIHTEDRPDITFYDVDSGTTKEIDVAMAHPWSKDTIKGASTTCGYAATKREARKEVKYRKESLPDGSKPFVTPLVFEHFGRWGPKAEEFLNELAKKSKDMLGRKNEAAFRSYWRRRFSVIIQKCNSRVVLRKLSRLSLNCLDGQDKLEMDKAIHSSIH, encoded by the coding sequence ATGGAGAATAACCCAGGCTTGTCTGTTCTCTGTACCGATGTCAAAAATGCCTTCAATTCAGTATCGAGAGACAGTATTCTAAGTCAGGTCATGAAAGTGTTTCCTGAAATATACCATCACGTAAGGCAAATGTATGACAGTCCGAGTACCTTGATTTATGTCAAGGGGAAAGATATAGTGAAACTACAATCAGAGGAAGGAGTTCACCAGGGTGACCCTCTTGGTCCAGTCCTGTTCTCAATTGCTTTACAACCAATCATTGCCTCAGTTCAAGACCGTCATCAAGATACAACTATGCTGGCGTATTTGGATGACGTATATGTTGTTGGTTTGCCTGAATCTTCCATCTCAGTCTTTGATGATGTAAAAGGCTCCCTCAAAGATGTTGGCCTGACTATACGAGACGAGAAATGCAAGCTGTATTACCCAGATGCGCCAGAGCACTTCGCTACAACAGTTCCTATTACAAGAGTAGGAGTCCATGTGTTGGGGACGCCTATAGGCGCACCTAGTTACATCCAATCAAGTTGTACAAGGGTAGCACAGGATGGCAGTTCACTTTGCTCTAAGCTAAAAGATCTTGATGATCCTCAGTGCAGTCTTCTGTTACTCAGACATTGCCACGTCCCAAAAATGAATCATCTTGCCAGGACTATATCTCCCAGGGATGTATCAGAAGCTGCGGGTATCCATGACCTCCTTACCAGAAAGACTTTCACTGACATCATAGGATTGGATCGGTTGGACGACACCAAGTGGAAACAAGCATCCCTGAAAATTAAATTCGGTGGATTCGGGCTCACGTCAATTCGAGGTACAGCTCCTGCTGCATTTTTGGCAGCATGGGCACACTCACTTAAAGAACTCCCCAACAGATTTCCATCAATGTGTCGAGACTTAGAAAATCTCTATCAAAGCAGCCCTAAGAATGATTCCTCTACCATAAGGTCAACCTTGTATCAAGCAGTGTCTAATCTTCCTCCCAAGTCAAACTtggacgatgaagaagaagttATATATCACACTCTAGAGGAGATGATCAAGAACCCCAGGAAACTACAGCATCGTTTATCAACGGACATTTCCTGCATGGAAGCAGCAACATTTACCAATAGAATAGTTGAGGAAAAGGACGCGGGAAGAATGAGATCCttgcaaggacgaggggcgGGAGGATGGCTTGAAACAGTCCCCACTTCAGACAAGCACGCACTAAAGCAGAATGAATTTCGTCTAGCGTCTTGTCTGAggttgggtgtctgtctgccattcagtcagctccttgtaaaatgtgagtgtggagcagagctggacagagaaggatatcacttgattacatgtaagtatgggggaggtcctgtctggacgcacaacaccctagtttctggatggagcgagtgtctcagcgatttgctcatatgccaccagattgagccaagacacagatacatccacactgaagatagaccagacatcacattttacgacgtagactcaggaacaacaaaagagatagatgttgctatggctcatccctggagcaaagataccatcaagggagcgtccacgacatgtggatatgcagcaacaaaacgagaggcaaggaaggaagtaaagtatcgcaaagaatcattaccagatggttctaagccttttgttactcctctggtgttcgaacactttggtcgttggggacccaaagcagaggaatttttaaatgagcttgcaaagaagtccaaagacatgctgggaaggaaaaatgaagcagcgtttagaagctattggagaagaagattttctgtgattattcagaaatgtaacagtagagttgttttaagaaagctatctaggctttcattgaattgtttggatggacaagacaagctagagatggacaaagccattcatagttctattcattaa
- the LOC134195129 gene encoding uncharacterized protein LOC134195129 isoform X1 yields MQVVLVCCTIHLTAHMANRPVLTTVARGILSGELMYIILDGHFTSMCWLHADMNACTLASIASTLLLIVSGSFLLLDVLGALDFVERPLVTKAALFVDGLLVGQLVFIFVGSFSYTLVQWIRTVVDWPYITLDDDKHVCPELDDCSIPVHVHYCAMILLVIFITNLCLLSLQFFRIKKALACIELVNDAG; encoded by the exons ATGCAAGTCGTCCTAGTATGCTGCACCATCCACTTAACAGCCCACATGGCCAATAGACCA GTGTTGACTACTGTTGCGCGGGGGATACTCAGTGGAGAGTTGATGTACATTATTTTGGACGGTCATTTTACTTCCATGTGTTGGCTTCACGCAGACATGAATGCGTGTACGCTGGCCAGCATAGCATCCACTCTGCTGTTGATTGTGTCCGGTTCTTTTCTATTGCTTGATGTACTGGGTGCATTGGATTTTGTTGAGCGCCCACTTGTGACGAAAGCTGCGCTGTTTGTTGATGGCCTGCTGGTTGGGCAGTTGGTGTTCATCTTTGTGGGCTCGTTCTCTTATACACTCGTGCAGTGGATTCGAACTGTTGTGGACTGGCCTTATATCACACTGGACGATGACAAACATGTGTGTCCTGAATTGGATGATTGCAGTATACCTGTACACGTTCACTATTGTGCTATGATACTGTTGGTCATTTTCATCACGAACTtgtgtctgttg AGCTTGCAGTTCTTCCGAATCAAGAAGGCTCTTGCTTGTATTGAACTAGTAAATGATGCTGGTTGA
- the LOC134195129 gene encoding uncharacterized protein LOC134195129 isoform X2 produces MDLKRMLTRLRTMRIVFLVLTTVARGILSGELMYIILDGHFTSMCWLHADMNACTLASIASTLLLIVSGSFLLLDVLGALDFVERPLVTKAALFVDGLLVGQLVFIFVGSFSYTLVQWIRTVVDWPYITLDDDKHVCPELDDCSIPVHVHYCAMILLVIFITNLCLLSLQFFRIKKALACIELVNDAG; encoded by the exons ATGGATCTCAAACGAATGCTGACGCGCTTGAGAACGATGCGAATCGTCTTCCTG GTGTTGACTACTGTTGCGCGGGGGATACTCAGTGGAGAGTTGATGTACATTATTTTGGACGGTCATTTTACTTCCATGTGTTGGCTTCACGCAGACATGAATGCGTGTACGCTGGCCAGCATAGCATCCACTCTGCTGTTGATTGTGTCCGGTTCTTTTCTATTGCTTGATGTACTGGGTGCATTGGATTTTGTTGAGCGCCCACTTGTGACGAAAGCTGCGCTGTTTGTTGATGGCCTGCTGGTTGGGCAGTTGGTGTTCATCTTTGTGGGCTCGTTCTCTTATACACTCGTGCAGTGGATTCGAACTGTTGTGGACTGGCCTTATATCACACTGGACGATGACAAACATGTGTGTCCTGAATTGGATGATTGCAGTATACCTGTACACGTTCACTATTGTGCTATGATACTGTTGGTCATTTTCATCACGAACTtgtgtctgttg AGCTTGCAGTTCTTCCGAATCAAGAAGGCTCTTGCTTGTATTGAACTAGTAAATGATGCTGGTTGA